A DNA window from Desulfomonile tiedjei contains the following coding sequences:
- a CDS encoding universal stress protein, whose product MYKKILIPLDGSKNDEVVIEHVKTLALEFKSSLTLILVYRLAKADDPFERQMQMEDGSSGYRARLRAEAYLPKLEESLRRQGVEVVTEFLIVEEPEAQAIVRYAREKDFDLIALTNRERSPIGNFFFGNIEEKVRRRSTIPVLFVSEGRSQEERS is encoded by the coding sequence ATGTACAAGAAAATACTGATCCCTTTGGATGGATCGAAAAACGACGAAGTGGTCATCGAGCATGTCAAAACTCTGGCGCTCGAATTCAAGTCGTCGCTTACCTTGATTCTCGTTTATCGATTGGCAAAGGCCGATGATCCGTTCGAAAGACAAATGCAGATGGAGGATGGGTCGTCCGGTTACAGAGCCAGGTTGCGAGCCGAGGCCTATCTCCCGAAGCTTGAAGAATCGTTGCGCAGGCAGGGGGTTGAAGTCGTCACCGAGTTCTTGATTGTGGAAGAGCCCGAAGCGCAGGCAATCGTGAGATATGCCCGTGAAAAAGACTTTGATCTAATTGCCTTGACCAACCGCGAACGATCTCCCATTGGCAATTTCTTCTTCGGCAACATTGAAGAAAAAGTGCGGAGACGATCCACCATACCGGTACTATTTGTTTCCGAAGGCCGGTCCCAAGAGGAGAGGAGCTGA
- the smpB gene encoding SsrA-binding protein SmpB, with the protein MKQDDHVKIICKNRKAYFNFEIEDTFEAGLALLGSEVKSLRNGKANLSDAYAKFIGGEAFLVDAHISPYAQANRENHEPLRERKLLLHKKEIRKLFGKVSERGFSVIPLKLYFKNGKVKVEMALARGKKVYDKREAIKKKDQRREMERMAKYKLR; encoded by the coding sequence ATGAAACAGGACGATCATGTAAAAATTATATGTAAGAACCGAAAAGCCTATTTCAACTTCGAGATAGAAGATACTTTTGAAGCAGGCCTCGCCCTGCTAGGTTCCGAAGTAAAGTCCCTCCGAAACGGCAAGGCCAATCTCTCCGATGCTTATGCTAAATTCATTGGCGGGGAAGCCTTCCTTGTCGATGCTCACATTTCGCCGTACGCTCAGGCCAACCGCGAGAATCACGAACCGCTGCGTGAACGCAAGCTGCTCCTTCACAAAAAGGAGATCAGAAAACTGTTCGGCAAGGTAAGCGAAAGAGGCTTTTCTGTCATTCCATTGAAACTTTACTTCAAGAATGGTAAGGTCAAAGTGGAAATGGCCCTTGCCAGAGGTAAGAAGGTCTACGACAAAAGGGAAGCCATAAAGAAGAAAGACCAGCGCCGCGAAATGGAACGCATGGCCAAATACAAGCTGCGCTAG
- a CDS encoding DUF4198 domain-containing protein has protein sequence MAVFLMAYGTALAHFAMIIPSKDVVGKDDKKEIGLLIQFTHPFEGGPQMQMDKPEKFGVVIGDSAIDLRENLREKNVEGKSVWETNFKITKPADYVFFLQPKPYWEPAEDKFIVHVTKVIVDALGAEEGWDKPIAATAGIPAEIVPLTRPYGLYAGNLFTGQVFKDGKPSAETNVEVEWWGKGKTKAPTDSHVKQVVKTDANGLFSFTMPKPGWWGFSAVMEADEPVKHQGNDKKVELGAVIWVHAYPMQ, from the coding sequence ATGGCCGTTTTCTTGATGGCGTACGGTACCGCCCTGGCGCATTTCGCCATGATCATTCCATCCAAAGATGTGGTTGGGAAGGACGACAAGAAGGAGATCGGCCTCCTGATTCAGTTCACTCATCCGTTCGAGGGCGGGCCTCAAATGCAGATGGACAAGCCGGAGAAGTTTGGAGTCGTGATCGGCGACAGTGCAATAGACTTGCGGGAGAACCTACGAGAGAAAAACGTGGAAGGCAAGTCCGTATGGGAAACCAACTTCAAGATAACCAAGCCTGCTGATTACGTTTTCTTTCTCCAACCTAAACCATATTGGGAGCCGGCGGAAGACAAGTTCATCGTTCACGTGACAAAGGTGATCGTCGATGCTTTGGGCGCCGAGGAGGGATGGGACAAACCCATAGCGGCAACAGCCGGCATACCTGCCGAGATCGTGCCCTTAACCCGGCCTTACGGTTTGTATGCAGGCAATTTGTTCACCGGTCAAGTTTTCAAGGATGGCAAGCCTTCAGCGGAAACCAATGTCGAAGTGGAATGGTGGGGTAAAGGGAAGACTAAGGCCCCCACCGACTCCCATGTGAAGCAGGTGGTGAAAACCGACGCTAATGGGCTTTTTTCCTTTACCATGCCCAAACCCGGTTGGTGGGGGTTCTCTGCCGTTATGGAGGCTGATGAGCCTGTAAAACATCAGGGAAACGATAAGAAGGTGGAACTCGGAGCAGTTATCTGGGTTCACGCTTATCCGATGCAGTAA
- a CDS encoding ABC transporter ATP-binding protein, with the protein MIHLSNIRFKYNSRYILDGLDLRVNPGDRIGLLGPNGSGKTTLSHIIMGLLFPESGEVEIFGKLRTKEADFTDVRGRIGFLFQDADDQLFCPTVLEDMAFGPLNLGKSPEEAKRIVASTLATLKLDGFEERVTYRLSGGEKRLVSLGTVLAMQPEILILDEPTGGLDEETTERLIHILRDSDIAYMIISHDRDFIKRTTTTLLEIKGGQIRPADWKSLET; encoded by the coding sequence ATGATTCATCTCAGCAACATACGATTCAAGTACAACTCCCGATACATCTTGGACGGCCTGGACCTTCGCGTGAATCCTGGTGATCGCATAGGTCTGCTCGGGCCGAACGGATCAGGCAAGACAACCTTGTCCCATATCATCATGGGGCTGCTGTTCCCGGAATCCGGAGAAGTCGAAATCTTTGGGAAGCTCAGGACCAAGGAAGCGGACTTCACAGATGTTAGGGGCCGTATCGGCTTCCTTTTTCAGGACGCGGACGACCAGCTTTTTTGCCCTACCGTGCTGGAAGACATGGCGTTCGGTCCGCTCAACCTGGGAAAGAGCCCTGAAGAGGCCAAACGGATCGTTGCCTCCACGCTGGCCACTCTTAAACTTGACGGGTTTGAAGAGCGGGTGACCTACCGTCTGTCCGGCGGGGAAAAGCGACTCGTGTCCTTGGGCACGGTGCTTGCCATGCAGCCGGAAATCCTGATACTTGACGAGCCAACCGGCGGCCTCGACGAAGAGACGACCGAACGCCTGATCCATATCCTACGAGATTCAGACATTGCCTACATGATCATTTCTCATGACCGGGATTTTATCAAGCGGACTACGACAACATTGCTGGAGATCAAAGGGGGCCAAATTCGACCTGCTGATTGGAAAAGCCTTGAGACGTAG
- a CDS encoding HPr family phosphocarrier protein encodes MMLEEKIIEETLTVGNQLGLHARVATMIVQTMRNYASKVTLGKDGVEVDARSVLGLLLLAATPGSEIVVRAQGPDSRQALEEIGRLIQNEEFDNK; translated from the coding sequence ATGATGCTCGAAGAGAAAATAATCGAGGAGACCTTGACGGTCGGCAATCAGCTCGGGCTTCACGCCAGAGTAGCGACCATGATCGTCCAGACAATGCGCAATTATGCCAGCAAAGTTACCCTGGGCAAGGACGGTGTGGAAGTTGACGCCAGAAGTGTGCTAGGGTTGCTGCTCCTGGCCGCGACACCCGGGAGCGAAATCGTTGTAAGAGCGCAAGGCCCCGATTCCAGGCAAGCCCTCGAAGAAATAGGCCGACTGATCCAAAATGAAGAATTCGATAACAAGTAA
- the cbiM gene encoding cobalt transporter CbiM: protein MHVSEGILGVPVLAAGAALTLGGVTIGLRKMSYDKLPEVAVLSSVFFIASLIHVPIGPSAAHLVLTGICGLLLGWAAFPAILVGLTLQALLFQFGGLTTLGVNTFNMAFPAVLMSLACGRAIQSSHPVIRGVGEFVAGAGAVVFAGILVALCLVATGEAFGTAAKLIIIAHVPVMIIEGIITVFLVEFVRKVRPEMLPGKGSL, encoded by the coding sequence ATGCACGTTTCTGAAGGCATCCTCGGAGTTCCGGTGCTTGCTGCGGGAGCGGCCCTTACGCTGGGAGGAGTGACCATCGGGCTTAGGAAAATGAGCTATGACAAACTGCCCGAAGTCGCTGTGCTCTCTTCCGTCTTCTTTATTGCGTCGCTGATTCACGTTCCTATCGGGCCATCCGCGGCTCACCTGGTCCTGACCGGAATCTGCGGCCTGTTGCTGGGATGGGCGGCGTTCCCGGCCATTCTAGTGGGATTGACTCTTCAGGCGCTCCTTTTTCAGTTTGGAGGTCTGACAACCCTGGGAGTGAACACGTTCAACATGGCCTTCCCTGCGGTACTAATGTCTCTTGCATGCGGAAGGGCCATTCAAAGCTCCCACCCCGTGATAAGGGGCGTGGGCGAATTCGTGGCAGGTGCGGGAGCTGTGGTTTTCGCGGGCATTCTGGTGGCTCTTTGTCTGGTCGCTACTGGAGAGGCTTTCGGCACTGCAGCCAAATTGATTATCATAGCTCATGTCCCTGTAATGATAATCGAAGGAATAATAACGGTTTTTCTCGTGGAATTCGTCCGAAAGGTCAGACCTGAAATGCTACCGGGAAAGGGTTCCCTATGA
- the ptsP gene encoding phosphoenolpyruvate--protein phosphotransferase codes for MKNSITSKTGTPGSAPSANNSINTLMKGIGVSGGVGIGQVVVIERLTEEICPRWVLKPHEIQAEVVRFESAVRTAADHLKDIKSRIGPHHPLGDHAYILDTHILLLEDRMFFEGTKHAISSEQQNAEWAVSETIAKIMSAFDTIEDDYLKERARDIHFVGERVLRILMGISPESKIHQLPPNSVIVAHDLSPADTAQIKRESVFGFAIDMGGKTSHTAIIARSLKLPAVTGLENISQTAQTGDTVIIDGSTGVVIINPDPEMLLRYRQRQELYSKYQQSLMTYGRLPAVTRDGSRSVRISANIELVDEIEIALNHGSEGIGLFRTEYLFLGRRDLPSEDQQFEAYRQVLSHNRPNPVTIRTLDVGGDKLAAGITVSQESNPALGLRAIRLCLERRDIFKTQLRAILRASVHGDCRLLIPMISCLTELHMSKAILEDVKAELVSEGQEFSRRMKLGILVEVPAAVAIADLLAREVDFFSIGTNDLIQYALAIDRVNEHVSYLYDTLHPAVLRLIRQIVSVGQATGIEVAMCGEMAGDPLNIPILMGLGLDELSMNALSIPIVKKFIRLISMDECRELTQKAFQMQEAQEIHCLLEGWIRERFPNDYFVDQT; via the coding sequence ATGAAGAATTCGATAACAAGTAAAACCGGGACACCCGGCTCGGCTCCCTCTGCCAATAACTCCATAAATACCTTGATGAAGGGAATTGGGGTTTCGGGCGGCGTAGGTATCGGCCAGGTGGTGGTGATCGAGCGCCTCACGGAGGAGATCTGTCCCCGTTGGGTCCTCAAACCCCACGAGATCCAAGCAGAGGTCGTCCGGTTCGAATCCGCGGTAAGGACCGCGGCAGACCACCTCAAAGATATAAAGAGCCGCATCGGTCCACATCATCCTCTGGGCGATCACGCATACATTCTTGATACGCACATCTTGCTGCTCGAAGACCGCATGTTTTTCGAGGGAACCAAGCATGCAATTTCCAGTGAACAACAAAACGCGGAATGGGCCGTTTCCGAAACAATAGCGAAGATTATGTCGGCCTTCGACACCATCGAAGACGATTATCTGAAGGAAAGGGCCAGGGATATACACTTCGTGGGAGAAAGGGTCCTGCGAATACTCATGGGGATCTCGCCTGAAAGCAAGATCCATCAGCTACCACCGAACTCGGTGATCGTGGCTCACGATCTTTCACCCGCGGACACTGCGCAGATCAAACGCGAGAGTGTTTTCGGGTTCGCAATCGATATGGGGGGCAAGACATCTCATACCGCGATCATTGCCAGGTCCCTGAAATTGCCCGCGGTAACAGGCCTAGAAAATATCTCCCAAACAGCCCAGACCGGAGATACTGTCATCATTGATGGGAGCACCGGGGTTGTGATCATTAACCCGGACCCGGAAATGCTGTTACGGTACAGGCAAAGGCAGGAACTATACAGCAAGTACCAGCAGTCATTGATGACCTACGGCCGATTGCCCGCGGTAACCCGGGACGGCAGCCGATCGGTAAGGATTTCCGCAAACATCGAGCTTGTTGACGAAATCGAAATAGCGCTCAATCACGGATCGGAAGGCATCGGCCTGTTTCGCACCGAGTATCTATTCCTCGGCAGGCGTGACTTGCCGTCTGAAGACCAGCAATTTGAAGCGTATCGACAGGTCCTGAGCCATAATCGTCCCAATCCTGTGACCATTCGCACATTGGATGTGGGCGGTGACAAACTGGCCGCGGGAATCACCGTTTCCCAAGAGTCAAACCCTGCGCTGGGCTTGAGGGCTATTCGCCTCTGTCTCGAACGACGGGACATTTTCAAGACTCAGCTTCGGGCTATTTTAAGGGCCTCGGTTCATGGGGATTGCCGGCTGTTGATCCCTATGATCTCGTGTCTCACGGAACTCCACATGAGCAAGGCCATTCTTGAAGATGTCAAAGCCGAACTCGTTTCCGAGGGTCAGGAATTCAGCCGGCGGATGAAGCTGGGGATTCTGGTGGAGGTGCCCGCGGCTGTTGCCATAGCGGACCTGCTGGCCCGTGAGGTGGATTTCTTCAGCATTGGCACGAACGACCTGATACAGTACGCCTTGGCAATCGACAGAGTGAACGAGCACGTCAGCTATCTCTACGACACCCTGCATCCTGCTGTGCTTCGGCTGATTCGCCAAATAGTGTCCGTCGGCCAGGCCACAGGTATTGAGGTAGCAATGTGCGGAGAAATGGCCGGCGATCCTCTTAACATCCCGATTCTTATGGGACTAGGGCTCGACGAGCTTTCGATGAATGCTCTCTCTATCCCAATAGTTAAGAAGTTTATTCGCCTGATAAGCATGGACGAATGCCGCGAATTGACTCAGAAGGCTTTTCAGATGCAGGAGGCTCAGGAGATTCACTGCCTGCTGGAAGGGTGGATCAGGGAGCGCTTCCCGAACGACTATTTTGTCGATCAGACCTAG
- the cbiQ gene encoding cobalt ECF transporter T component CbiQ yields the protein MEIEEFSLGNSFIHKMDPRVKIIAAFVFSVVVALNNSISACAVSLVFPLILIAVARISIARVLFRLAVVNGFILFLWLFLPFTHPGETIYSIGPLEVHREGVLYALLITLKSNAIILAVIALLGTSQVFTLVHALSHMGVPDKLVHLFFFCFRYVHVIHVEYHKLLNAIRIRGFRPGTNLHTYRTYAYLVGMLLVKSFDRSRSILRAMRCRGFKEKFYILHHYEMKRLDYLLAAWSALSCGVILIVR from the coding sequence ATGGAAATAGAAGAATTCTCCCTCGGTAACTCCTTTATCCATAAAATGGATCCTCGCGTAAAGATCATCGCGGCGTTTGTCTTTTCGGTGGTGGTAGCGCTGAACAATTCCATATCCGCGTGTGCGGTTTCGTTGGTGTTCCCGTTGATACTGATTGCAGTGGCCCGAATCAGCATCGCCAGAGTGCTCTTTAGGCTCGCGGTGGTAAACGGGTTCATTCTTTTCCTCTGGCTCTTTCTTCCTTTCACCCATCCCGGGGAAACGATCTATTCCATCGGCCCGCTTGAAGTACATCGGGAAGGCGTGCTTTACGCCTTGCTGATAACCCTGAAGTCCAATGCAATAATCCTTGCGGTCATAGCTCTTTTGGGCACTTCTCAAGTGTTTACACTTGTCCACGCGTTGAGCCACATGGGGGTGCCGGACAAGCTGGTGCACCTCTTCTTTTTCTGTTTCCGGTACGTCCATGTGATTCATGTGGAGTATCACAAGCTCCTGAATGCAATAAGAATCCGGGGGTTCAGGCCTGGAACGAACCTGCACACCTACCGTACCTATGCTTATCTTGTAGGGATGCTGCTGGTGAAGAGCTTCGATAGATCCAGAAGCATTCTCCGGGCGATGAGGTGTCGCGGGTTCAAAGAAAAGTTCTACATTCTCCACCATTACGAAATGAAGAGGCTTGATTACCTGCTCGCAGCCTGGAGCGCACTTTCTTGCGGAGTGATTTTGATAGTAAGATGA
- a CDS encoding CBS domain-containing protein has protein sequence MLVKYWMNKDVVPIDISASMQDAITSMKDKQIALLPVLKGGDLVGVITDRDLKRASASDATTLDVHELGYLLSKIQVGDIMTKNPITVPPDFTLEETASVLLQNRISGAPVLDANGAVVGIITQADLFRALISLTGLEKRGVQFAFQVDDRPGSIKDVTDIIREYAGRLVSILTSYERATPGFRRLYLRVFGLDRRKLPKLLDALRDKAPILYMVDHRDGTREEFIEADRT, from the coding sequence ATGTTAGTGAAATACTGGATGAACAAAGACGTGGTCCCGATAGACATCAGTGCTTCCATGCAGGACGCCATCACCTCGATGAAGGACAAGCAGATTGCCCTGCTGCCCGTACTCAAGGGAGGAGATCTCGTAGGCGTGATTACGGATCGGGATCTGAAGAGGGCCTCCGCTTCGGACGCAACGACGCTGGACGTTCATGAGCTGGGTTACCTGCTCTCAAAAATCCAGGTCGGGGACATAATGACAAAAAACCCGATTACCGTCCCGCCTGACTTTACATTGGAAGAGACCGCGTCAGTTCTCCTCCAAAACAGGATCTCAGGCGCTCCGGTATTGGATGCAAACGGCGCCGTGGTGGGGATAATCACTCAGGCGGACCTCTTCAGGGCCTTAATCTCTCTCACCGGCCTGGAGAAGCGAGGGGTACAATTCGCCTTTCAGGTCGACGACCGGCCAGGCTCCATCAAGGACGTCACAGACATCATACGAGAGTACGCGGGGCGTCTTGTGAGTATTCTGACCTCTTATGAGCGGGCGACGCCAGGTTTTCGCCGCTTATACTTGCGGGTGTTCGGGCTCGATCGCCGAAAGCTGCCTAAATTACTGGACGCGTTGCGAGACAAGGCACCCATCCTGTACATGGTGGACCATCGGGATGGCACGCGGGAGGAATTCATAGAAGCCGACCGCACATGA
- a CDS encoding sirohydrochlorin cobaltochelatase, whose protein sequence is MNRRIVAIAVFSALVTLAATFTAASGGKYGTKQETKKGILLVAFGTSVPEAQNAFRQIEKRANESFPNVDVKWAYTSKVIRDKLRKQGKQLDSPEVALAKMMEDGYTHVLVASFHTIPGEEFHDLQTNSHAFDSMKGGIRRIRVSRPLLSSRDDHEKVAKALMKSIPRERKPLDAVVFMGHGSEHHPADDAYAAINYWFGKIDPNVYVGTVEGQPKIEEFLPELKKKSTKKVYLAPLMSVAGDHARNDMCGDEQDSWRSILRKNGMEVECILKGTAEIPEVVDVWIDHMKKAFSNFE, encoded by the coding sequence ATGAACAGGAGAATAGTTGCGATTGCGGTTTTTTCTGCCCTTGTCACGCTTGCGGCGACCTTTACCGCGGCTTCGGGGGGCAAGTACGGGACCAAGCAAGAAACGAAGAAGGGGATACTCCTTGTAGCTTTCGGAACAAGTGTGCCTGAAGCTCAAAATGCATTTCGTCAGATAGAGAAGCGGGCAAACGAGTCGTTCCCGAATGTTGATGTCAAATGGGCCTACACCTCGAAGGTTATACGCGACAAGCTCCGGAAGCAGGGAAAGCAGTTGGATTCTCCTGAGGTTGCTCTCGCCAAAATGATGGAGGACGGTTACACCCATGTGCTGGTGGCGTCGTTCCATACCATCCCGGGAGAGGAATTTCATGACCTGCAGACGAACTCACACGCGTTCGATAGCATGAAAGGGGGAATCAGGCGGATTCGGGTCTCCAGGCCGCTGCTTTCTTCTCGTGATGACCATGAAAAAGTGGCCAAGGCCTTGATGAAATCGATTCCCAGGGAACGAAAGCCGCTGGACGCTGTCGTGTTCATGGGGCACGGCTCCGAGCATCATCCAGCAGATGACGCTTATGCCGCCATAAACTATTGGTTCGGAAAGATTGATCCGAACGTGTATGTAGGAACAGTCGAGGGCCAGCCGAAGATCGAGGAATTTCTTCCAGAACTCAAGAAAAAAAGCACCAAAAAAGTCTACCTCGCGCCTCTCATGTCAGTGGCCGGAGACCACGCCAGGAACGACATGTGCGGGGACGAGCAGGATAGCTGGAGGTCGATTCTCAGGAAGAACGGGATGGAAGTCGAATGCATCCTGAAAGGGACGGCAGAGATCCCCGAGGTTGTGGACGTCTGGATTGATCACATGAAAAAGGCTTTCTCTAATTTCGAGTAG
- a CDS encoding sigma-54-dependent Fis family transcriptional regulator, which yields MATILIVDDDAQLRHSFEKLLTAEGHVVRTSPTGEGGLELVRSSVPDLVIMDVRLPGMDGLQAFQAMHEIEPRLPVIVMTAYGSTDTAIEATKMGAFDYVLKPFDIPEMLSTIEKGLEAGRFMRSRVGLDVATEADSTDVIFGRSKSMQEVYKAIGRVASTDATVLIRGESGTGKELVARAIYQHSIRSEKPFLVINCVAIPETLLESELFGYEKGAFTGAVNRRVGKIEQAHGGTVFLDEIGDMPFSIQAKILRLLQEKSIERLGGRSPIPVDVRVIAATNRDLEAALAEGRFREDLYYRLKVVTLRLPPLRERSGDIVMLAEYFLGRFAKEMTMESPGITDEARTIMNNYPWPGNVRELGNTIQKALIFSRGAPINGDEMSQAIRGESAGKAVRSDRDDESVRQWLRRALSSEPGDKVFSDVVDRFSGLLITEALNLTGGNRSQAAKLLGLSRPTLLAKIEKYGIRIETAVKSG from the coding sequence GTGGCAACCATCCTGATAGTAGACGATGACGCACAATTAAGGCACAGCTTCGAGAAACTTCTGACAGCGGAGGGACACGTGGTCCGCACGTCACCCACCGGCGAAGGGGGACTGGAATTGGTTCGCAGCAGTGTCCCGGATTTAGTCATCATGGACGTGAGGCTCCCGGGAATGGACGGTCTCCAGGCCTTTCAGGCCATGCATGAGATCGAGCCCAGGCTGCCGGTCATAGTGATGACCGCGTACGGGAGCACAGACACAGCTATCGAAGCCACTAAGATGGGCGCTTTCGACTACGTGCTAAAGCCGTTTGATATACCGGAGATGCTGTCGACGATCGAGAAAGGACTCGAAGCGGGGCGTTTCATGCGCTCACGCGTTGGGCTGGATGTTGCCACAGAGGCGGATTCCACCGATGTAATTTTCGGACGCAGCAAGTCGATGCAGGAGGTATACAAAGCCATAGGACGCGTCGCTTCGACGGACGCCACAGTGCTCATTCGCGGGGAATCCGGAACCGGGAAAGAGCTTGTGGCACGGGCCATATACCAGCACAGTATACGATCGGAAAAGCCCTTTCTGGTAATCAATTGCGTTGCCATCCCGGAAACGCTACTTGAAAGCGAGCTTTTCGGTTATGAGAAAGGGGCCTTCACCGGGGCCGTTAATCGCCGGGTAGGCAAGATTGAACAGGCTCACGGCGGCACAGTGTTTCTCGACGAGATCGGTGACATGCCGTTCAGCATCCAGGCCAAGATCCTTCGTCTCCTCCAGGAAAAAAGCATAGAGCGCCTTGGCGGCCGCTCCCCCATCCCTGTAGACGTGCGGGTCATCGCGGCCACAAACCGCGATTTGGAAGCCGCGCTTGCCGAAGGACGATTCCGGGAAGACCTTTACTATCGGCTCAAGGTGGTTACGCTTAGGCTCCCTCCACTAAGGGAGCGCTCCGGCGACATCGTGATGTTGGCAGAGTACTTCCTGGGCCGTTTTGCCAAAGAGATGACCATGGAGAGCCCGGGAATAACCGACGAAGCCCGAACCATCATGAACAACTATCCATGGCCCGGCAATGTCCGAGAACTGGGCAATACCATTCAGAAAGCGTTGATTTTTAGCCGAGGGGCGCCAATCAACGGCGACGAGATGTCTCAAGCTATCCGAGGCGAGAGTGCGGGGAAAGCCGTCAGAAGCGACCGTGACGACGAATCCGTTCGTCAGTGGCTTCGCCGGGCACTTTCTTCAGAGCCGGGAGACAAGGTCTTCAGCGACGTAGTTGACCGGTTTTCAGGTTTGCTGATCACCGAGGCCCTTAACCTTACAGGAGGCAATCGGTCCCAGGCAGCCAAACTCCTCGGCCTCTCGCGGCCCACTCTCCTGGCTAAAATCGAAAAATACGGCATTAGAATAGAAACAGCGGTAAAGAGCGGCTAG
- a CDS encoding MCP four helix bundle domain-containing protein, which translates to MWKRISLRTRILLALSALVLVTVGGGLVSIFYGYLMDKFVTRVTDSGLVALQAAQELENAICMQKGFVSYYFQDSDPMWLEQLEKHHHQFEDWLKRARMTADTPQERDIINQIEANYVRYSISRAEVVALYKEGKKEAGFALHKKVRFQFLNIIELCNEYKDKQQARLASARDSMKARAQLINLLALVALFSVIVLAVVLAYTLLNQILGPIRQLALETSTPKSDVGAGDEVAALSLRFHNLIADVDQTKSKLKWSREHLQQAEKWALVGKLAAGVAHSVRNPLTSVKMRLFSMERSLALSSSQKEDFEVITEEIRHIDTIVGNFLEFSRPPKLKMQKVSPSDAVDMAIQLLHHRLESYDVRVEVKRDGRLPEILADPDQLKEVLVNLIVNACEAMVNGGEITIEERQSQAENLGPVVIIRVSDNGPGVPESIQAKLFQPFFSTKEEGTGLGLSIATRIVEEHGGWLDLKSREGEGAAFIITLPAGEEQTWQPS; encoded by the coding sequence ATGTGGAAGCGGATAAGCTTGCGTACCCGGATTCTCCTCGCACTGTCAGCTCTGGTCCTTGTGACAGTGGGAGGCGGACTGGTGTCTATCTTTTACGGGTACTTGATGGACAAGTTTGTCACCAGAGTGACGGACTCCGGACTGGTGGCGCTTCAGGCGGCCCAGGAGTTGGAAAACGCCATATGCATGCAGAAAGGCTTCGTGTCATATTATTTTCAAGACTCCGATCCCATGTGGCTGGAGCAACTGGAAAAACACCACCACCAGTTTGAAGATTGGCTTAAAAGGGCCAGGATGACCGCCGACACTCCTCAAGAAAGAGATATAATCAATCAAATCGAAGCAAACTACGTGCGGTACTCGATTTCCAGAGCAGAAGTAGTTGCCTTGTACAAAGAAGGCAAAAAGGAAGCCGGATTCGCGCTGCATAAGAAGGTACGTTTCCAGTTTCTCAACATTATTGAACTCTGTAATGAGTATAAAGACAAACAGCAAGCCAGACTAGCCTCGGCCCGCGACAGCATGAAGGCGCGTGCGCAATTGATAAACCTTTTGGCTTTGGTGGCGCTTTTCAGCGTCATAGTGCTGGCCGTGGTTCTCGCGTACACGTTGCTCAATCAGATTTTGGGGCCCATCCGCCAATTGGCCCTGGAAACCAGCACGCCGAAAAGCGATGTGGGGGCCGGGGATGAGGTGGCAGCGCTGAGTTTGCGTTTTCATAATCTAATCGCAGACGTGGATCAGACGAAAAGCAAGCTGAAATGGAGCCGAGAGCATCTCCAACAGGCGGAAAAGTGGGCCCTTGTGGGCAAATTGGCTGCCGGCGTGGCCCACAGCGTACGCAACCCCCTCACTTCGGTTAAAATGCGACTCTTCTCGATGGAGCGTTCGTTGGCCTTGTCCTCAAGCCAGAAAGAAGATTTCGAGGTCATCACGGAGGAGATCCGCCACATTGATACTATCGTCGGGAACTTCTTGGAATTCTCCCGGCCTCCGAAGCTGAAGATGCAAAAGGTCAGCCCTTCAGACGCGGTGGACATGGCGATTCAGCTTCTCCACCACCGGCTCGAATCGTATGATGTGAGGGTGGAAGTGAAAAGAGATGGCCGGCTTCCGGAAATTTTGGCCGATCCGGACCAGTTGAAGGAGGTTCTCGTAAACCTGATAGTTAACGCCTGTGAGGCCATGGTAAACGGCGGAGAAATCACAATCGAGGAGCGGCAGAGCCAAGCCGAGAATCTCGGTCCGGTGGTCATAATACGTGTGAGCGACAACGGGCCGGGGGTTCCGGAGTCCATTCAGGCAAAGCTTTTTCAACCGTTTTTTAGCACCAAGGAAGAAGGCACCGGGCTGGGGCTCAGTATTGCCACAAGAATTGTGGAAGAGCACGGCGGTTGGCTTGACCTCAAGTCTCGGGAGGGCGAAGGGGCCGCCTTCATAATTACGCTGCCGGCAGGGGAGGAGCAGACGTGGCAACCATCCTGA